A stretch of Salvelinus alpinus chromosome 4, SLU_Salpinus.1, whole genome shotgun sequence DNA encodes these proteins:
- the LOC139573577 gene encoding uncharacterized protein isoform X2, translating into MGYQRKTKREGKRESAYSINMTRHASTDSTPSDSGSTPSDSGSSPSPSTPQKLLPSCTSPFGPRLVRATPSSSATPRPQPEGSDRRHSNTIRLSGTFGGHGPCGRRSGPVKMERIKVLMGSEVESDYKEPENMDTRVVMGQEALLKTKKTLTGKCPCVQSSQVIPLPGGQVLEIPNHPSEPQAESGEKAQLDTGQERDNSPLTPKMEQEQERIPVLPISPLLTPLLTPLIPASPPSSEPVTVDVSLTGSLSPLEAGLSPYGEMPFVCAMYAMPSLSEPAYPPAILSFTEPAYAVDPLRVGVPSSLDPDLYYTAPSTPIKMAARPLHLKHRSYPGSPASPLSQNSPSDSEDLCSPLTSPSGSYVTAEGGSWTSSTSPCTSPNLLLAEEVQEAPACFVSSLSEIGDEVGEDRGAVGERAEEKGGGAAEWRFCLYKGLAETVILEEEEVLRGEVRGRRSEEATVSRGSCRPRWVTEDTSPLRSSSGRSTDSQEEGGESEGSLCPAEDALAGGQQYSSPLLQRGLELELQACMAEELYPPITNPEGGTDSPRLTSISFPFTPDMGNLSHHTSSVNPASPNLTLDTCSPDVSDGDNSSPYGEMGTFLMFPGSYSDDGEMEEEEEERMIPASLLNFPLHTSLLFQADSMEITLFPTEEGNEGGEGNDRNEGNNVDAYAAGEEEGDVEDDDEDDDDEEEVEAKVEIEEAKVEIAIEEEVDEEEGEDVEEEEEEGEGKAVNDPAEEDNSASFLHSLSETSINEGLDESFCFHDDTDDSLDSASYNGEEDERLYSTERHAEPPTGPPTGPPTGPPTEPHQAKPQPETRPEAHSTELSQSQSRPSLINPPGDKEPRHEDPPGPKPPQPQPALAPAQLAESAHPKSSNSGSGSEMGNSSESSDPPVPAPSQESPSVSTFTPKPSTTPYPASITPKTTPATMSTSKTKPASLSNPNTNFAPAPNAKSATVCTTNTNPATGSTPQNNYATASTPKTNPATVCTLEMNPATVSTPNTNSALAPNAKSPTACTTNTNPATASTPKTTPGTCSTPNPVATPNTNPAATIKETASHSNPVTLATLPSHNSPVSLATEAGQAKAAAEEVQAGTVKEEDKRSSAKREKDKQSSGERGRDKQSDGERGKDKQSGGERGKDKQSSGERGRDKQSGGERGKDKQSGGERGRDKQSGGERGKDKQSSGERGRDKQSGGERGKDKQSGGERGKDKQSSGERGRDKQSGGERGKDKQSGGERGKDKQSGGERGKDKQRGAEREKDEQSTETSDEDHTEETDRDSFKLLIKPRPSKSDTPRPKQKTSEPRKPLPRVFGVAAASIRSKPLLVSVLELDQKNENSSAEGVDSHQVLEGTTATNDLNKGVPLLSYPKEPNPSNIPVSSCPESSPDLADNLSLTPDICPCDPAQENLRENTLSTEDGGPGALGSPHTPLAVSPKRENSETDAGERRGDVGWRADKRGLGAGAGAWGAGEAQSLSLGQACGLEAQNLLLCEVEGHAVGQTIGQTIGQTLSGLPNVGTDEDEVDDIMGDEEDNNSLCGRPDKMADVELVGEGVPESNLSSWRSIEEISEAGGGEDGSSQFPEDDVSNLQSHPENKEEQENNNNDSMFLSSGMPTCVTLNALSEEVRHQSQSVSLRASLSNIPLTEVRPQAAAASDRPTTSTDSSTHQSDIRQASSSMESPGRVSPPGGKPQTVSDQSPGSVEAAISRPNSNTDINPAVKQADLALSLLGGAFGSFSHKIRPSNSKSGRLFQETSPSMRKDTVEKVQVSQETSLSVGKDTVKNVQVSQEISLSVGKNTVEKVQVSQETSPPVSKDTVEKVHVSQETFPSAGKDTVEKVEVSQETSPSVSKDTVEKVEVSQETSPSVSKDTVEKVQVSQETSPSMSKDTVEKFHVSQEISPSMSKETVEKVQFSQECSPSVSKNIVENVQVSQETSPSVGKYTVEKVQVSQESSLSVGKDTVEKVEVSQATSPSVSKDTVEKVQVSQESSLSVGKDTVEKVEVSQATSPSVSKDTVEKVQVSQESSLSVGKDTVEKVEVSQETSPSVSKDTVEKVQVSQESALSVGKDTVEKVQVSQETFPSVSKDTVEKVQAFQESVLLEGKDTIEEVHVFEETSPSVGNDTVEKVQVSQETSPSVSKDTVEKVQVSKESSLSVGKDTVEKVQVSQETSPSVSKDTVEKVQVFQEASLSLSVGKDTVESVKKLCSQPQPEETEPQTVSQREGGGGQTTDRHIDQPKMSVALEGQESSVCISGESEVEERAEERFSPTESIPEPAQRQTPEGELSTEKAITPPQPERRGKQRKQSRDSQLRRQSTSGPGSTDQPQEPALPAKTLADASPPGKQKNKNTRGQKSVADTRQRTPVKGKPEAESERRGENRNVSVAPTPPSPTSLYPITPTLLVNQEVNTEVHQKMLANRPLPGCQTESRKDINDNNVGSGHASPTEQNRSSSPPPLPSSSPPHLSFSPHSSSPPPLPSSSPPPLSPSPLSSSPPPSTFAMPPDEDLPTPIQESQLLVTTVQPVTPLLDTQPQSTNVQAASATLSTTPIALPKHPPIPTESVPMSPTPSSFLSPPTLALPSTPSFTQPTQEFLPRLEPPTTMPVLDIRRQVQPQPQPQPQPQPNILTEPNRQVKTGQSQSPQDRDGMDTDSDDDDTAVPLRRHMTQPRGIVGNPSHKESGSSNQREVLLHSSCQLTERQTDCPISHKNSQELDLSFKYNLGSCNESESEGSVPELEEPERVPLRSSEPQPISPADEGINRPKQSRSEKKARKAMGKLGLRPVHGVTRITIRKSKSILFVISRPDVFKSPASDIYIVFGEAKIEDLSQQVHKAAAEKFKVPVEPSPLAPPAPPSLTIKEESEEEEVDEGGLEQRDIELVMAQANVSRSKAVRALRHNTNDIVNAIMELTM; encoded by the exons atgggctATCAGAGAAAaacaaagagggagggaaagagagagtccgCATACTCCATCA ACATGACCAGACATGCCTCCACTGACTCCACCCCTAGTGACAGTGGCTCCACCCCTAGTGACAGCGGCTCTAGTCCCTCCCCCAGCACCCCTCAGAAGCTGCTCCCATCATGCACCTCTCCTTTTGGGCCGCGGCTGGTCCGGGCCACGCCCAGCTCCTCCGCGACCCCGCGACCCCAGCCTGAAGGTTCCGACCGTCGCCACAGTAACACGATCCGGCTTAGCGGAACGTTTGGAGGTCACGGACCCTGTGGACGCCGCAGCGGACCCGTGAAGATGGAGAGAATCaag GTCCTGATGGGCTCAGAGGTGGAGAGTGACTACAAGGAGCCAGAGAACATGGACACACGGGTGGTGATGGGCCAGGAGGCCCTGCTCAAGACCAAGAAGACCCTGACAGGGAAGTGCCCTTGCGTGCAGAGCAGCCAGGTGATACCCCTGCCCGGAGGCCAAGTCTTGGAGATCCCTAACCATCCCTCAGAACCACAGGCCGAGTCTGGGGAAAAGGCCCAACTGGACACAGGGCAGGAGAGAGACAATTCACCTCTGACCCCAAAGATGGAGCAAGAGCAGGAGAGAATCCCTGTCCTGCCCATTagccctctcctcacccctctcctaacccccctcatccctgcctcccctccctcctcagaGCCAGTCACAGTGGATGTTAGTTTGACGGGCAGCTTAAGCCCTTTGGAGGCAGGGCTGTCTCCCTATGGTGAAATGCCTTTTGTATGTGCCATGTATGCCATGCCCTCCCTGTCCGAGCCAGCCTATCCCCCTGCTATCCTATCCTTCACTGAGCCGGCCTATGCCGTGGACCCTCTGAGAGTGGGCGTTCCCTCATCCCTGGATCCTGACCTGTACTATACCGCCCCCTCCACCCCCATCAAGATGGCTGCTCGCCCCTTACACCTCAAACATCGCTCTTACCCTGGCTCTCCAGCCTCTCCCCTCTCACAAAACTCCCCCTCGGACAGCGAGGACCTGTgctcccctctcacctccccctctGGCTCCTACGTCACGGCGGAGGGGGGCAGCTGGACCTCTTCCACCTCCCCCTGCACCTCCCCCAATCTGCTCCTGGCAGAGGAGGTGCAGGAGGCACCTGCATGCTTTGTCAGCTCGCTGTCCGAAATCGGAGACGAGgtgggagaggataggggagcagtaggggagagggcagaggagaagggaggaggagcagCAGAGTGGCGGTTCTGCCTCTATAAGGGTCTAGCAGAGACTGTGatcctggaggaggaggaggtgctgagaggggaggtgagggggaggaggagtgaggaagCGACAGTCTCAAGAGGTAGCTGTCGCCCTCGCTGGGTGACAGAGGACACTTCCCCATTGAGGAGCAGCAGTGGCAGAAGCACTGACTCccaggaagagggaggggagtcGGAGGGCTCGCTCTGCCCAGCAGAGGATGCTCTAGCTGGGGGACAGCAGTACTCTAGTCCCCTGCTGCAAAGAGGCCTAGAGCTGGAGCTGCAGGCCTGTATGGCTGAGGAACTTTACCCTCCCATTACCAACCCAGAGGGTGGAACAGACTCCCCACGGCTGACCTCCATCTCCTTCCCCTTCACCCCAGACATGGGGAACCTAAGCCATCACACCTCCAGTGTCAACCCTGCCTCCCCCAACCTTACCCTGGACACCTGCTCTCCAGATGTGTCAGACGGGGATAACTCCAGTCCATACGGAGAGATGGGTACCTTCCTGATGTTCCCAGGCTCCTACAGTgatgatggagagatggaggaggaggaggaggagaggatgatccCGGCCTCTCTGCTTAACTTTCCCCTCCACACCAGCCTCCTCTTTCAAGCAGACTCCATGGAGATCACTCTCTTCCCCACAGAGGAGGggaatgagggaggagagggaaatgaCAGGAACGAAGGGAACAATGTGGATGCATACGCGgccggagaggaggagggggacgtggaggatgatgatgaagatgatgatgatgaggaagaaGTGGAGGCtaaggtagagatagaggaggctAAGGTAGAAATAGCGATAGAGGAAGAGGTGGATGAAGAGGAGGGTGAGGAtgttgaggaagaggaggaggagggtgagggtAAGGCTGTAAATGACCCAGCTGAAGAGGACAACTCGGCCTCCTTCCTTCATTCACTGTCGGAGACTTCCATCAATGAAGGTCTGGATGAGTCCTTCTGTTTTCATGATGACACTGACGACTCACTAGACTCCGCCTCTTATAATGGCGAAGAGGATGAGCGGCTGTACAGCacagagagacatgctgaacccCCCACAGGACCACCCACAGGACCACCCACAGGACCACCCACAGAACCACACCAAGCCAAACCTCAGCCTGAAACTAGACCAGAGGCCCACAGCACTGaactgtcccagtcccagagCAGACCTAGCCTAATCAATCCCCCAGGAGACAAAGAGCCCCGGCATGAGGATCCTCCAGGACCCAaaccaccacaaccacaacctGCACTTGCACCTGCCCAACTTGCGGAATCAGCCCACCCCAAGTCCTCAAACAGCGGCAGTGGGAGTGAAATGGGGAACTCCTCAGAGTCCTCTGACCCTCCTGTCCCCGCTCCTTCTCAGGAGAGCCCTTCTGTCTCTACCTTTACCCCTAAACCTTCTACAACCCCTTACCCTGCCTCGATTACCCCAAAGACTACCCCTGCTACCATGTCAACCTCTAAAACCAAGCCTgcatctctctctaaccccaacACTAACTTTGCTCCTGCCCCAAATGCTAAATCTGCTACAGTCTGtaccactaacactaaccctgctACAGGCTCAACCCCACAAAATAACTATGCTACTGCCTCCACCCCCAAAACTAACCCTGCTACTGTCTGTACACTTGAAATGAACCCTGCTACGGTCTCTACCCCTAACACTAACAGTGCTCTTGCCCCTAACGCTAAATCTCCTACGGCCTGTACCACTAACACCAACCCTGCTACAGCCTCAACCCCCAAAACTACCCCAGGTACATGCTCTACCCCAAACCCTGTTGCTactcctaacactaaccctgCTGCTACAATCAAGGAGACAGCGTCCCACAGCAATCCTGTCACCCTGGCAACCCTGCCATCCCATAACAGCCCTGTGAGTCTGGCAACAGAAGCAGGGCAAGCCAAAGCAGCTGCAGAGGAAGTACAGGCTGGTACGGTGAAAGAGGAGGACAAAAGGAGCAgtgcaaagagagagaaagacaaacagagcagtggggagagagggagggacaaacagagcgatggggagagaggaaaggacaaACAGAGCggtggggagagaggaaaggacaaACAGagcagtggggagagagggagggacaaacaGAGCggtggggagagaggaaaggacaaacagagtggtggggagagagggagggacaaacaGAGCggtggggagagaggaaaggacaaACAGagcagtggggagagagggagggacaaacaGAGCggtggggagagaggaaaggacaaacagagtggtggggagagagggaaggacaaacagagcagtggggagagagggagggacaaacaGAGCggtggggagagaggaaaggacaaACAGAGCggtggggagagaggaaaggacaaACAGAGCggtggggagagaggaaaggacaaACAGAGGggtgcggagagagagaaggatgaacAGAGCACAGAGACTTCAGACGAGGaccacacagaggagacagacagagactcgTTCAAACTACTCATTAAGCCACGCCCCTCTAAGTCCGACACACCCCGGCCTAAACAGAAGACCTCTGAGCCCCGTAAGCCCCTCCCACGTGTGTTTGGGGTGGCAGCGGCTTCAATCCGGTCCAAACCGCTTCTGGTGTCAGTGCTGGAACTGGACCAGAAGAATGAGAACAGCAGCGCTGAAGGTGTGGACTCCCATCAGGTCCTTGAAGGGACCACTGCCACCAATGACCTGAACAAGGGGGTCCCTCTGCTCTCGTACCCGAAAGAGCCTAACCCCAGCAACATCCCTGTCTCTTCCTGCCCTGAGAGCTCACCTGACCTGGCTgacaacctgtccctgacccctGACATCTGCCCATGTGACCCCGCCCAGGAGAACCTGAGGGAGAACACCCTGAGCACTGAGGACGGGGGCCCTGGGGCCCTGGGCTCCCCTCACACACCCCTGGCTGTCTCTCCCAAGAGGGAGAACTCAGAGACAGacgcaggagagaggaggggggatgtgGGCTGGAGGGCTGATAAGAGGGGGTTAGGAGCAGGGGCTGGGGCCTGGGGGGCAGGGGAggcccaatctctctctctggggcaggCCTGTGGGTTGGAGGCACAGAACCTGTTACTGTGTGAGGTGGAAGGGCATGCTGTTGGACAGACAATTGGACAGACGATTGGACAGACACTCTCCGGGCTGCCCAATGTCGGCACAGACGAGGATGAGGTGGATGATATAATGGGGGACGAAGAAGACAACAACAGCCTGTGTGGTCGGCCAGACAAGATGGCAGATGTTGAGCTTGTGGGAGAGGGAGTGCCAGAGTCCAACCTGTCCAGCTGGAGGTCCATCGAGGAGATATCAGaggcagggggaggagaggacggAAGCTCCCAATTCCCAGAGGATGATGTCAGCAACCTGCAGAGTCACCCGGAAAACAAGGAGGAGCAGGAAAACAACAACAATGACTCCATGTTCCTATCCTCTGGAATGCCAACCTGTGTGACTCTGAATGCCCTGTCAGAGGAGGTGAGACACCAGAGCCAGAGTGTGAGTCTGAGGGCGTCCCTCTCAAACATACCACTCACAGAGGTGAGACCACAGGCTGCTGCAGCCTCCGATAGGCCAACAACATCAACGGACAGCTCAACACACCAATCAGACATAAGACAGGCTTCCTCGTCCATGGAAAGCCCTGGGCGTGTCTCACCACCAGGGGGTAAACCACAGACTGTCTCAGACCAGAGCCCTGGTTCAGTAGAGGCAGCCATTTCCAGACCCAACAGTAACACAGATATTAACCCAGCAGTCAAACAGGCAGACCTTGCTCTATCTCTGCTGGGTGGGGCGTTTGGATCCTTCAGCCATAAAATCAGACCAAGCAACTCCAAGTCAGGCAGACTGTTCCAAGAAACTTCCCCATCAATGAGGAAAGACACAGTAGAGAAGGTCCAAGTTTCCCAAGAAACTTCTCTCTCAGTGGGCAAAGACACAGTAAAGAATGTACAAGTCTCCCAAGAAATTTCCCTATCGGTGGGCAAAAACACAGTAGAGAAGGTCCAAGTTTCCCAAGAAACTTCTCCACCAGTGAGCAAAGACACAGTAGAGAAGGTCCACGTTTCCCAAGAAACGTTCCCATCCGCGGGCAAAGACACAGTAGAGAAGGTCGAAGTTTCCCAAGAGACTTCCCCATCAGTGAGCAAAGACACAGTAGAGAAGGTCGAAGTTTCCCAAGAGACTTCCCCATCAGTGAGCAAAGACACAGTGGAGAAGGTCCAAGTTTCCCAAGAAACTTCCCCATCAATGAGCAAAGACACAGTAGAGAAGTTTCACGTTTCCCAAGAAATTTCCCCATCAATGAGCAAAGAGACAGTAGAGAAAGTACAATTTTCCCAAGAATGTTCCCCATCAGTGAGCAAAAACATAGTAGAAAATGTCCAAGTCTCCCAAGAAACTTCCCCATCAGTGGGCAAATACACAGTAGAGAAGGTCCAAGTATCCCAAGAATCGTCCCTATCAGTCGGCAAAGACACAGTAGAGAAGGTTGAAGTTTCCCAAGCAACTTCCCCATCCGTGAGCAAAGACACAGTAGAGAAGGTCCAAGTATCCCAAGAATCGTCCCTATCAGTCGGCAAAGACACAGTAGAGAAGGTTGAAGTTTCCCAAGCAACTTCCCCATCCGTGAGCAAAGACACAGTAGAGAAGGTCCAAGTATCCCAAGAATCGTCCCTATCAGTCGGCAAAGACACAGTAGAGAAGGTCGAAGTTTCCCAAGAAACTTCCCCATCCGTGAGCAAAGACACAGTAGAGAAGGTCCAAGTATCTCAAGAATCGGCCCTATCAGTCGGCAAAGACACAGTAGAGAAGGTCCAAGTTTCCCAAGAAACTTTCCCATCAGTGAGCAAAGACACAGTAGAGAAGGTACAAGCATTCCAAGAATCGGTCCTATTAGAGGGCAAAGACACAATAGAGGAAGTCCACGTTTTTGAAGAAACTTCCCCATCAGTGGGCAACGACACAGTAGAGAAGGTCCAAGTTTCCCAAGAAACTTCCCCATCAGTCAGCAAAGACACAGTAGAGAAGGTCCAAGTCTCCAAAGAATCTTCCCTATCAGTGGGCAAAGATACAGTAGAGAAAGTACAAGTTTCCCAAGAAACTTCCCCATCAGTGAGCAAAGACACAGTAGAGAAGGTCCAAGTTTTCCAAGAAGCTTCCCTATCCCTATCAGTGGGCAAAGACACGGTAGAAAGTGTGAAAAAACTGTGTTCCCAGCCTCAGCCAGAGGAGACAGAGCCACAGACGGTGAGCCAAAGAGAGGGCGGTGGCGGTCAGACGACTGACAGGCACATTGACCAACCAAAGATGAGCGTGGCCTTAGAAGGGCAGGAGAGCAGTGTTTGTATCTCAGGGGAAAGTGAGGttgaggagagagcagaggagagattcTCTCCAACAGAGAGTATTCCAGAACCTGCACAGCGTCAGACACCTGAGGGAGAGCTGAGCACAGAGAAAGCCATCACTCCTCCTCagccagagaggagagggaagcagAGGAAGCAGAGCAGAGACAGTCAGCTGCGCAGACAATCTACGTCAGGCCCTGGGTCTACTGATCAACCACAGGAACCAGCTCTCCCTGCCAAGACCCTAGCAGACGCCTCCCCACCAGGGAAACAAAAGAATAAGAACACGAGGGGACAAAAATCTGTTGCAGATACCAGACAGAGGACACCTGTGAAGGGCAAACCTGAAGCAGAGTCCGAGAGAAGAGGGGAAAACAGAAACGTCTCCGTTGCCCCGACTCCCCCTAGTCCTACCAGCCTCTACCCTATAACTCCCACTCTCCTAGTCAACCAGGAAGTGAACACGGAAGTGCACCAGAAAATGCTTGCTAACAGGCCGCTGCCTGGCTGCCAGACAGAAAGCAGGAAGGATATCAACGATAACAATGTGGGGAGTGGCCATGCCTCCCCTACAGAACAGAATAggtcctcttctcctccacctcttccctcctcctctcctccccatctctccttctctcctcattcctcatctcccccacctcttccctcctcctctcctcctcctctctccccctctcctctctcctcctctcctccccccagtaCCTTTGCGATGCCGCCAGATGAGGACCTCCCCACCCCCATACAGGAGTCCCAGCTTCTCGTCACCACAGTCCAGCCTGTCACCCCACTCCTAGACACCCAGCCTCAATCAACCAATGTTCAGGCAGCCTCTGCAACCCTTTCTACTACCCCTATCGCCCTTCCTAAGCACCCCCCTATACCCACCGAAAGTGTCCCTATGTCCCCTACCCCCTCCTCATTTCTATCTCCACCCACGTTAGCCCTGCCCTCAACCCCCAGCTTTACCCAGCCCACCCAGGAGTTTCTGCCACGGCTGGAGCCTCCAACCACAATGCCTGTCCTAGACATCCGCAGGCAggtccagccccagccccagccccagccccagccccaaccAAACATCCTCACCGAGCCCAACAGACAGGTCAAAACAGGTCAGTCACAAAGCCCACAGGACAGAG ATGGGATGGACACAGACAGTGATGATGATGACACTGCTGTTCCTCTACGACGTCACATGACTCAGCCCAGGGGGATTGTGGGAAACCCTTCTCATAAAGAGTCTGGTTCCTCCAATCAGCGAGAGGTACTGCTTCACTCCTCCTGCCAActaactgagagacagacagactgtccaaTCAGCCACAAGAATTCACAGGAGCTGGACCTGTCCTTCAAATACAACT tGGGCTCCTGCAATGAGTCGGAGAGTGAGGGATCAGTGCCAGAGTTGGAAGAACCAGAGAGGGTGCCACTGAGATCCTCAGAACCCCAG cccatcTCTCCTGCTGATGAGGGGATTAACAGACCTAAGCAGAGCCGCAGTGAGAAGAAGGCCCGCAAG gccaTGGGTAAGCTGGGCTTGCGGCCGGTCCACGGTGTGACCAGGATCACTATAAGGAAGTCGAAGAGCATCTTGTTTGTCATCAGCAGACCTGACGTCTTCAAGAGCCCCGCGTCAGACATCTACATCGTGTTTGGAGAGGCCAAG ATAGAGGACCTGTCTCAACAGGTGCACAAGGCAGCGGCAGAGAAGTTTAAGGTCCCGGTGGAGCCCTCCCCCTTGGCGCCCCCTGCACCACCCAGCCTCACCATCAAGgaggagagcgaggaggaggag GTGGACGAGGGAGGTTTGGAGCAGAGGGATATAGAGCTGGTGATGGCCCAGGCTAACGTGTCCCGTTCTAAAGCTGTCCGCGCCCTCAGACACAACACCAACGACATCGTTAACGCTATCATG GAACTGACAATGTGA